The sequence GAGGCAGGCTTTCGAGGCGCGGAAAAAACTGGAGCCCGCGCGACGAAATGCAGAAGGTATGCCTGCCCCGGATGATCTGGCTGCCGCGAAACTTCCTGACCTGAATGCGGCGCTCCGCACGCCAGTGGAAGCCGTAGTCTTCGAACGAGAAGATGCCGTCGACCATCGTCTGCTCGGCGCTCAACGCATTGCCGTTGCCGCTCGTCAGGATGAGGCAGGTGCACGACAGCGCGCTGACCAGGCTCTGCAGTTCGTGCACGAACTGCCGCACGGAGTCGTCCGACATCGAGATGGGACCTCCGACAACGAGGCCGTCGATGACCAGCAATCCTGCACGATGGCGGATGAGCTCGCCCTGCAGCAGACCCACCACGGCCTTGAGGCCGCCCTGCTCGAACTCGCGATAGCCGCTGACATAGAACACCTGCGCGTTGACGTCCTGATGGTCGAAGAAGACCTGTCCCTCCATGTGCTGGAGCATGCGCGCGTGCGACTCGGCCAGCATGGTCACGTACAGCGTCCGCGTTTCCCGCCGCGCGAGCGTGTAGGCGATCTGGTTGGCCAGAGTGGTCTTGCCGACGCCGGGAGGGCCTTCGAAGATGTAGACGCCGCCCTCGAACAAGCCGCCGTTGAGGATGGTGTCGAGTCCTTCGACGTTGGTGCGCAGTCGTTTCATTCTTGTCATTACATTGGGCTGAAAGGCGAAGCACAGGCGCGACGCCTTCGGCGTAAGGGCCAGCGCGGCATTGTGCAACCTTTCCCCAGGGGATTCGCCTGCGGTGGCCCGCGATCGCAAGCGCTGCAGGAAGCGCATTGGCGCCGGCCAGCCCTCGGCCATGGAGACCGCCGCAGCCGCATGGACATCGTCTAAACCACGGGCGCGTACGAAGACGATCCCGACGTCATCGACAGGACGTTTCCGGGTGATCCCGCGCGCTCGTTCCGGCGCCGGAAGCTGCTGCGGATCGTCGGCGTACCGGACACCTCGCGGCGCTTCGATCCACAGTACATCCGCCAGCCCAGGGGACGCGTGCGCGTCGGCATCGAAGAGACCGTCAACTCAATCATGCCGTGCCGTGCCGTGCCCGCGCCGTCCGGCGAAAGCGCGCCTACCCGGCAATGCGGCCCGCGCTTCCCGCGGTGCGCGCCGGCCCCGCCGTCGCCCGTCCATGGGATGTCCGCAGTGCATGGCGATAGGCCGTGGGCGAACTCCCGGTGACACGCTTGAACGCGTTGCTGAAAGCGCTCTCCGATGCGTACCCCAGCGTCTGCGCCACCACGGCCACGGGCGTGGCCTCTTCGCCGAGCGTGCGTTCGGCCAGGCGCATGCGCCACTCGGTCAGGTAGGTCAGCGGCGCGACTCCGGCGGAGGCCTTGAAGTGAAGAGCGAAAGTGGTGCGCGACATCGCGCAGGCGCTTGCCAGATCCTCGAGGTGCCAGGCGCGCGCAGGATCGTCATGCATCAACCGGAGGGCCGGGGCGATGCGGGGGTCGCTCAACGCCCGCAGCCATCCGGCGGCAAGAGGTTCCGCGTTCTTCAGGTGTGCGCGCAGGATCTGCACGAACAGCAGCTGCGAGAGCTGCGCGGAGGCCACCTGCGCGCCCGGCTCCGCCCCGGCCCGCTCCTGCACGAGCTGGTCGAGCAGCCAGCGGAACACCGGGGCCTGCGGCGCGGCGGCGCGGATGTGGATCCACGGCGGAAGCGCGTTCAGCAGCAGCGGCCCGCTCACCGGGTCGAGCAGCACGTGGCCGCCGATGTGCGCGAACTCGCTGCCGTCGCCCAGTCGCGCCGACGACCGGCCGGCGCCCGAGAAGAGTTCCATGGCATCGACCGGCTCGACATCGGGGCCGCTCGACAGCACCGACCACCGGGGCGCCGACAGCAGCCCCACGTCGCCGGTGTCGAAGCGCACCGGCTCCGGCTCGCCTTCGAGCCGAACCCAGCAACCCCCGTGCACGACGGCAAAGAACTTGATCTTGTCGGGCGCCGGGAACCGGATCGCCCATTCGCCGCTGGCGGTGAAGCCGCCCGTCAGCAGGCTGCAGGCCTGCGTCAGGCGAAGGATGTCGGAGAACGGATCGGCACTCATTTCCGGACTATCGCGCAAGCAAGGCGGACTTTCAAGCATTCACAGTACGGCGCCTCGCTCATATCGTTGGGCCCGGTCCTGACAGCGGTCGTTATGCAGACGGCCAGCCGCCAGGTCGGGAAGTTCAACGCAGTTGGCGCAGGACGCCAGGGGAATACACATGAGTCAAGAGTTGGTGCTGGTCACCGGAGGCACTGGGTTCATCGCGCAGCATTGCATCCTTGCGCTGCTGAGCCAGGGCTACCAGGTCCGCACGACGGTGCGGTCGCTCGCCAGGGAGGCGGAGGTTCGCGACAACCTCGGGACTGGAGGCGCGCAACCGCGCGCGCGCCTGTCGTTCGTGGTCGCGGACCTGGGCTCGGATGCCGGCTGGGCAGAGGCCGCCGGCGGATGCCGCTACGTGATCCACGGCGCTTCGCCGACGCCCTCCGGCACGTACGCCACCGAAGAGGACTGGGTCCGTCCCGCGGTCGACGGCAACCTGCGCGTGCTGCGCGCGGCGCGCGATGCAGGGGTTGCGCGTGTGGTGCTCACTTCCGCATTCGGCGCGGTGGGCGTTGGCCACAAGCCCATGAACCGGCCCTTCAACGAGGATGACTGGAGCGACCTCACGGGCAACGTCGCGCCGTACCAGAAGTCGAAGACGCTGTCCGAGCGGGCCGCGTGGGAGTTCATCCGCAACGAAGGCCGCGGGCTCGAGCTGTCGGCGGTGAATCCGACGGCGGTTCTCGGGCCGGCGCTGGGCGCGGACTACTCCCACTCGATCCGGATCATCAAGGCCATGATGGACGGCCAGCCGGGCCTGCCGCGGATCAACTCGGGCTTCGTCGACGTGCGCGACGTGGCAGACCTGCACCTGCGCGCGATGGTCGATCCGGCCGGCAACGGCGAGCGCTTTCTCGCGATCGCGGGCGAAAGCATCTGGTTCGCCGAGGTGGCCCGGATCCTGCGCGCCCGCATGGGTGCGGCGGCAAGCAAGGTCGCTACACGCAGTCTGCCGGACTGGCTGGTTCGCCTGGG comes from Variovorax paradoxus and encodes:
- a CDS encoding SDR family oxidoreductase gives rise to the protein MSQELVLVTGGTGFIAQHCILALLSQGYQVRTTVRSLAREAEVRDNLGTGGAQPRARLSFVVADLGSDAGWAEAAGGCRYVIHGASPTPSGTYATEEDWVRPAVDGNLRVLRAARDAGVARVVLTSAFGAVGVGHKPMNRPFNEDDWSDLTGNVAPYQKSKTLSERAAWEFIRNEGRGLELSAVNPTAVLGPALGADYSHSIRIIKAMMDGQPGLPRINSGFVDVRDVADLHLRAMVDPAGNGERFLAIAGESIWFAEVARILRARMGAAASKVATRSLPDWLVRLGAWRDPRMKDIVPILGVNMNATSAKARRLLGWNPRPAEEAIVATAESLVRLKLLAPDPS
- a CDS encoding AraC family transcriptional regulator, with protein sequence MLESPPCLRDSPEMSADPFSDILRLTQACSLLTGGFTASGEWAIRFPAPDKIKFFAVVHGGCWVRLEGEPEPVRFDTGDVGLLSAPRWSVLSSGPDVEPVDAMELFSGAGRSSARLGDGSEFAHIGGHVLLDPVSGPLLLNALPPWIHIRAAAPQAPVFRWLLDQLVQERAGAEPGAQVASAQLSQLLFVQILRAHLKNAEPLAAGWLRALSDPRIAPALRLMHDDPARAWHLEDLASACAMSRTTFALHFKASAGVAPLTYLTEWRMRLAERTLGEEATPVAVVAQTLGYASESAFSNAFKRVTGSSPTAYRHALRTSHGRATAGPARTAGSAGRIAG